The following proteins are encoded in a genomic region of Gossypium hirsutum isolate 1008001.06 chromosome D05, Gossypium_hirsutum_v2.1, whole genome shotgun sequence:
- the LOC107902663 gene encoding high mobility group B protein 9 isoform X1, protein MDSGSKTTPSSVKAKGRNGVVEKKEYPDSLTSHEEVVKDPIVFWDTLRRFHFIMGTKFMIPVIGGKELDLHVLYVEATKRGGYEKVVSEKKWREVGSVFKFSPTTTSASFVLRKHYFSLLYHYEQVHFFKMKGPLNTPTVASPVNDPSCRPELALVEYSPQPIRESPDPLIEGTSCFSVTGTIEGKFDCGYLISVRLGSEVLSGVLYHPQQPVSEYSNAIVPYKQVRSARHSRRRRSRRAGDPSYPKPNRSGYNFFFAEKHYKLKSLYPNREREFTKMIGESWNSLSPEERMVYQNIGLKDKERYRRELKEYKERLKLRQEGGEVDKPHY, encoded by the exons ATGGACAGTGGCAGCAAAACAACTCCGTCTTCCGTGAAAGCCAAGGGTCGAAATGGGGTTGTTGAGAAGAAAGAGTACCCGGATTCGCTAACCTCTCATGAGGAAGTTGTTAAGGACCCTATCGTTTTCTGGGATACTCTCAGGCGCTTTCATTTCATCATGGGCACCAAGTTCAT GATTCCTGTGATTGGAGGAAAGGAGCTAGATTTACATGTTCTGTATGTAGAAGCCACCAAAAGGGGTGGTTATGAGAAG GTAGTTTCAGAGAAGAAATGGAGGGAAGTGGGCAGTGTTTTCAAGTTCTCTCCAACGACGACGAGTGCATCTTTCGTGCTTAGAAAACACTACTTCAGCCTTCTTTACCATTACGAACAGGTTCATTTTTTTAAGATGAAGGGTCCTCTCAACACTCCTACGG TTGCATCTCCTGTCAACGACCCTTCATGCAGGCCTGAACTGGCTCTCGTGGAATATTCCCCTCAACCGATAAGAGAATCCCCAGATCCACTTATTGAAG GAACTTCCTGTTTCTCAGTTACGGGAACGATCGAAGGGAAGTTCGATTGTGGTTATCTGATATCTGTGAGGTTGGGTTCCGAGGTTCTTAGTGGAGTGCTTTACCATCCACAACAGCCAGTTTCTGAATATAGCAATGCCATTGTCCCATACAAGCAAGTTCGCAGCGCTCGCCattcaaggaggaggagaagcaGAAGGGCCGGGGACCCCAGCTATCCAAAACCGAATCGGAGTGGTTATAACTTTTTCTTTGCTGAAAAGCATTATAAACTCAAATCACTGTACCCCAACAGAGAGAGGGAGTTCACTAAAATGATAGGAGAGTCTTGGAACAGTCTCAGCCCAGAAGAAAGGATG GTGTACCAGAACATTGGATTGAAAGACAAGGAAAGATACAGGAGAGAATTGAAAGAGTACAAAGAGAGACTGAAGCTGCGGCAGGAGGGTGGGGAAGTTGACAAACCTCATTACTAA
- the LOC107902663 gene encoding high mobility group B protein 9 isoform X3, producing the protein MDSGSKTTPSSVKAKGRNGVVEKKEYPDSLTSHEEVVKDPIVFWDTLRRFHFIMGTKFMIPVIGGKELDLHVLYVEATKRGGYEKVVSEKKWREVGSVFKFSPTTTSASFVLRKHYFSLLYHYEQVHFFKMKGPLNTPTVASPVNDPSCRPELALVEYSPQPIRESPDPLIEGTSCFSVTGTIEGKFDCGYLISVRLGSEVLSGVLYHPQQPVSEYSNAIVPYKQVRSARHSRRRRSRRAGDPSYPKPNRSGYNFFFAEKHYKLKSLYPNREREFTKMIGESWNSLSPEERMNIGLKDKERYRRELKEYKERLKLRQEGGEVDKPHY; encoded by the exons ATGGACAGTGGCAGCAAAACAACTCCGTCTTCCGTGAAAGCCAAGGGTCGAAATGGGGTTGTTGAGAAGAAAGAGTACCCGGATTCGCTAACCTCTCATGAGGAAGTTGTTAAGGACCCTATCGTTTTCTGGGATACTCTCAGGCGCTTTCATTTCATCATGGGCACCAAGTTCAT GATTCCTGTGATTGGAGGAAAGGAGCTAGATTTACATGTTCTGTATGTAGAAGCCACCAAAAGGGGTGGTTATGAGAAG GTAGTTTCAGAGAAGAAATGGAGGGAAGTGGGCAGTGTTTTCAAGTTCTCTCCAACGACGACGAGTGCATCTTTCGTGCTTAGAAAACACTACTTCAGCCTTCTTTACCATTACGAACAGGTTCATTTTTTTAAGATGAAGGGTCCTCTCAACACTCCTACGG TTGCATCTCCTGTCAACGACCCTTCATGCAGGCCTGAACTGGCTCTCGTGGAATATTCCCCTCAACCGATAAGAGAATCCCCAGATCCACTTATTGAAG GAACTTCCTGTTTCTCAGTTACGGGAACGATCGAAGGGAAGTTCGATTGTGGTTATCTGATATCTGTGAGGTTGGGTTCCGAGGTTCTTAGTGGAGTGCTTTACCATCCACAACAGCCAGTTTCTGAATATAGCAATGCCATTGTCCCATACAAGCAAGTTCGCAGCGCTCGCCattcaaggaggaggagaagcaGAAGGGCCGGGGACCCCAGCTATCCAAAACCGAATCGGAGTGGTTATAACTTTTTCTTTGCTGAAAAGCATTATAAACTCAAATCACTGTACCCCAACAGAGAGAGGGAGTTCACTAAAATGATAGGAGAGTCTTGGAACAGTCTCAGCCCAGAAGAAAGGATG AACATTGGATTGAAAGACAAGGAAAGATACAGGAGAGAATTGAAAGAGTACAAAGAGAGACTGAAGCTGCGGCAGGAGGGTGGGGAAGTTGACAAACCTCATTACTAA
- the LOC107902663 gene encoding high mobility group B protein 9 isoform X2, with product MDSGSKTTPSSVKAKGRNGVVEKKEYPDSLTSHEEVVKDPIVFWDTLRRFHFIMGTKFMIPVIGGKELDLHVLYVEATKRGGYEKVVSEKKWREVGSVFKFSPTTTSASFVLRKHYFSLLYHYEQVHFFKMKGPLNTPTVASPVNDPSCRPELALVEYSPQPIRESPDPLIEGTSCFSVTGTIEGKFDCGYLISVRLGSEVLSGVLYHPQQPVSEYSNAIVPYKQVRSARHSRRRRSRRAGDPSYPKPNRSGYNFFFAEKHYKLKSLYPNREREFTKMIGESWNSLSPEERMLFCVGVPEHWIERQGKIQERIERVQRETEAAAGGWGS from the exons ATGGACAGTGGCAGCAAAACAACTCCGTCTTCCGTGAAAGCCAAGGGTCGAAATGGGGTTGTTGAGAAGAAAGAGTACCCGGATTCGCTAACCTCTCATGAGGAAGTTGTTAAGGACCCTATCGTTTTCTGGGATACTCTCAGGCGCTTTCATTTCATCATGGGCACCAAGTTCAT GATTCCTGTGATTGGAGGAAAGGAGCTAGATTTACATGTTCTGTATGTAGAAGCCACCAAAAGGGGTGGTTATGAGAAG GTAGTTTCAGAGAAGAAATGGAGGGAAGTGGGCAGTGTTTTCAAGTTCTCTCCAACGACGACGAGTGCATCTTTCGTGCTTAGAAAACACTACTTCAGCCTTCTTTACCATTACGAACAGGTTCATTTTTTTAAGATGAAGGGTCCTCTCAACACTCCTACGG TTGCATCTCCTGTCAACGACCCTTCATGCAGGCCTGAACTGGCTCTCGTGGAATATTCCCCTCAACCGATAAGAGAATCCCCAGATCCACTTATTGAAG GAACTTCCTGTTTCTCAGTTACGGGAACGATCGAAGGGAAGTTCGATTGTGGTTATCTGATATCTGTGAGGTTGGGTTCCGAGGTTCTTAGTGGAGTGCTTTACCATCCACAACAGCCAGTTTCTGAATATAGCAATGCCATTGTCCCATACAAGCAAGTTCGCAGCGCTCGCCattcaaggaggaggagaagcaGAAGGGCCGGGGACCCCAGCTATCCAAAACCGAATCGGAGTGGTTATAACTTTTTCTTTGCTGAAAAGCATTATAAACTCAAATCACTGTACCCCAACAGAGAGAGGGAGTTCACTAAAATGATAGGAGAGTCTTGGAACAGTCTCAGCCCAGAAGAAAGGATG TTATTTTGTGTAGGTGTACCAGAACATTGGATTGAAAGACAAGGAAAGATACAGGAGAGAATTGAAAGAGTACAAAGAGAGACTGAAGCTGCGGCAGGAGGGTGGGGAAGTTGA
- the LOC107937579 gene encoding mechanosensitive ion channel protein 8, whose product MEPLRKSLKSYCSSAKQQQNPEQQPLLLHSDDSHTAESFDARKQREEVIVNIDDSSDAAVKENGNNTSRVQQPSGSSRKSKVSFHEVLTEAVRQKSKDISGQAPQWSSGLGGGQFLRCDSTDYLRQNSWRQLVNKTKSRLLDPLEDRYGRSNSMYSEDEFKENNNDEGDNPDEYKALKFNLLTILQWLSLVLIIAALVCSVSIPGIKSLRLCDLQLWKWEIMVLALICGRLVSGWVIRLVVILIERNFLLRKRVLYFVYGLRKPVQNSLWLGLVLLMWRLVINDKVQEETNSKVLPYVTKILICFLVATLIWLVKTLLVKVLASSFHVKTFFDRIQEALFNQYVLEILYGPPLFDKEEEEDNEPEIEDSQNTSTLPPRTEAAQKTSKVKNSPRISKLISKRKAENIKLDHLQKLNQKNISAWNMRRMINMVSRRNLTTLDEQILNCEGDDESSVQIRSEHQANEAANKIFQNVAKPESQCIYITDLMRFMGQDEAIKALQVFGAGSEDEEINKASLTNWLVNAFRDRKALALSLNDTKTAVDELHNMLNIVVAIIIIIIWLIILGIPVTHFLVFISSQLLLVVFIFGNTCKTVFEAIIFLFIMHPFDVGDRCEVDGVQMVVEEMNILTTVFLRYDGQKLVYPNSVLSTKPIGNFYRSPDMVETIQFCIHVSTPPEKIATMKERIIGYIESREHHWHRNPLLVVTDVEEMNKLKFSVSSKHKMNYQNMAERWIRRGHLLEETIKILKELDIEYRLLPMDVNVRNMPNLVSHRLPSNWSTCLS is encoded by the exons ATGGAACCCTTGAGAAAGTCTTTGAAATCATACTGTTCTAGTGCCAAACAGCAACAAAACCCTGAACAGCAACCTCTCCTGCTTCACTCCGACGACAGTCATACGGCAGAGTCGTTTGATGCTCGCAAGCAGAGAGAAGAAGTGATCGTCAACATAGACGACAGTAGCGATGCTGCTGTCAAGGAAAATGGGAACAACACATCAAGGGTTCAACAACCTTCAGGTTCATCCAGGAAATCCAAAGTTTCATTTCATGAAGTGTTGACTGAAGCTGTGCGGCAAAAGAGCAAGGACATCTCAGGCCAAGCACCCCAATGGTCTTCTGGTTTGGGTGGAGGACAGTTTTTGAGGTGTGATTCAACTGATTACCTTCGTCAAAACTCATGGAGGCAATTGGTGAATAAAACCAAGTCCAGGTTGCTTGACCCACTTGAGGACCGATATGGAAGGAGCAACAGTATGTACTCTGAAGACGAGTTCAAGGAAAATAACAATGACGAGGGAGACAATCCAGATGAATACAAGGCACTGAAGTTCAATTTACTGACgatacttcagtggttaagtctGGTTCTAATTATAGCAGCCTTAGTTTGTAGTGTCTCCATCCCTGGTATCAAAAGTCTAAGGCTTTGCGACCTTCAGTTATGGAAATGGGAGATAATGGTTTTGGCATTAATCTGTGGACGACTTGTTTCGGGTTGGGTAATCCGATTAGTTGTGATCCTCATCGAGCGCAATTTTCTTCTGCGAAAACGAGTTCTCTATTTCGTGTATGGATTGAGAAAGCCCGTTCAGAACAGCCTCTGGTTAGGTCTCGTATTGCTGATGTGGCGTTTGGTAATAAATGACAAAGTCCAGGAGGAGACCAACAGCAAGGTGTTACCATACGTAACCAAGATTCTCATATGTTTCTTGGTGGCTACCTTGATATGGCTCGTCAAAACCCTCCTTGTTAAAGTCCTTGCTTCATCATTCCATGTAAAAACCTTCTTTGACAGAATCCAGGAAGCTCTTTTCAATCAATACGTCCTTGAGATACTCTATGGTCCTCCCTTGTTtgacaaagaagaagaagaggataatGAACCCGAGATTGAGGACTCACAAAATACCAGCACCCTTCCTCCAAGGACTGAGGCAGCACAAAAAACCAGTAAGGTGAAGAATAGTCCCAGGATTTCAAAGCTAATATCTAAGAGGAAAGCTGAGAATATCAAACTCGACCACCTTCAGAAGCTGAATCAGAAGAATATATCAGCTTGGAATATGAGGAGGATGATTAATATGGTTAGCCGCAGGAACTTGACTACCCTGGATGAGCAGATACTCAACtgtgagggagatgatgaatCTTCAGTGCAGATTAGGAGTGAACACCAAGCAAACGAAGCAGCTAACAAGATTTTCCAGAATGTTGCTAAGCCAGAGTCTCA ATGCATTTACATTACAGACCTTATGCGCTTTATGGGTCAAGATGAAGCTATAAAGGCATTGCAAGTCTTCGGAGCAGGAAGTGAAGACGAAGAAATCAACAAGGCATCTCTCACCAATTGGCTG GTCAATGCCTTCAGAGACCGAAAAGCACTTGCATTGTCCCTAAATGACACAAAAACTGCCGTGGATGAACTCCACAATATGTTGAACATCGTAGTAGCCATTATCATTATCATAATTTGGCTCATCATACTCGGAATCCCTGTCACCCACTTCCTTGTATTCATAAGCTCACAACTTCTGTTGGTGGTGTTTATCTTCGGGAATACATGCAAGACTGTGTTTGAAGCAATAATCTTTTTATTCATAATGCATCCATTCGATGTCGGTGATCGCTGCGAGGTGGATGGAGTGCAG ATGGTAGTAGAAGAAATGAATATATTAACCACAGTGTTCTTAAGGTATGATGGCCAAAAGCTTGTATATCCGAACAGCGTATTGTCTACCAAGCCCATTGGAAACTTCTACCGAAGTCCAGACATGGTTGAAACAATTCAATTTTGCATCCATGTTTCAACTCCACCAGAGAAGATTGCCACCATGAAAGAAAGAATTATTGG GTACATAGAGAGCAGGGAGCACCACTGGCATCGTAACCCACTGCTGGTTGTGACGGATGTAGAAGAGATGAACAAGCTGAAGTTTTCGGTATCGTCGAAGCACAAAATGAACTACCAAAACATGGCGGAGAGATGGATTAGGAGAGGCCATTTACTTGAAGAAACGATTAAAATACTTAAAGAGCTTGACATTGAATATCGGTTGCTGCCTATGGATGTGAATGTGAGGAACATGCCTAATTTGGTTTCACACAGGCTGCCTTCAAATTGGAGTACTTGTCTTAGCTAA
- the LOC121217773 gene encoding serine/threonine-protein kinase STY46 isoform X1 produces the protein MVMADTESCSSRAVGFAPSQRRKQREKIEVYNEVLCRLRDLNIEESTFPAFEDELWAHFSRLPTRYALDVNVERAEDVLMHKRLLSKARDPAGRPAIQVRLVQLRSAMDGSQVESVHMKFAGKADAQCSDYPNKKRVHPPPAFGTSSDLEFVHNAKRVVKDMEVMFSAKPIHYRLMHEITISTNDKPKLLAQLTSLLSELGLNIREAHAFSTTDGYSLDVFVVDGWALEDTEQLRNVLVKEISKVEKLSSVRSHAINHVRELEKTGNKLNSSHVNMPGSGNDVWEIDTSLLKYESKLASCSYGDLYKGTFYGQGVAIKVLRMEHLNENLRREFTQEVNIMRKIQHKNVVQFFGACTTPPNLCIVTEFMSGGSIYDLLHKQKSGFKLPLLLKLAIDVSEGMSYLHQNGIMHRDLKAANLLMDENGVVKIADFGVARVQAQTGVMTAETGTYRWMAPEVIEHKPYDHKADVFSFGVVLWEMLTGKLPYENLTPLQAAVGVVQKGLRPVIPQHTRPKFVELLERCWQQDPSLRPEFSEITNLLEDLASR, from the exons atgGTAATGGCGGATACGGAGAGTTGCAGTAGTAGAGCGGTGGGTTTTGCGCCGAGTCAGAGACGAAAACAGAGAGAAAAGATTGAAGTGTATAATGAAGTTCTTTGTCGACTTAGGGACTTGAATATTGAGGAGTCAACGTTCCCTGCCTTTGAAGATGAACTTTGGGCTCATTTCTCTAGACTTCCTACTAG GTATGCACTTGATGTAAATGTGGAGAGGGCAGAAGATGTTCTTATGCACAAAAGATTACTTTCTAAGGCACGTGATCCTGCTGGCAGACCTGCGATCCAAGTTCGGCTTGTGCAA CTTCGTTCTGCCATGGATGGAAGCCAGGTTGAGTCGGTGCATATGAAGTTTGCAGGAAAAGCTGATGCCCAGTGTTCAGATTATCCCAATAAAAAGAG GGTGCATCCGCCACCTGCCTTTGGCACATCATCAGATCTTGAGTTTGTGCATAATGCTAAAAGAGTGGTCAAAGACATGGAAGTTATGTTTAGTGCTAAACCAATTCACTATCG GCTGATGCATGAGATCACTATTTCAACAAATGACAAACCAAAACTTCTAGCACAG TTGACTTCTTTATTGTCTGAACTTGGGTTGAACATTCGGGAAGCACATGCTTTTTCCACGACAGATGGCTATTCCTTGGATGTGTTTGTTGTTGATGGTTGGGCCCTTGAG GATACCGAGCAGCTCAGAAATGTATTGGTAAAGGAGATATCCAAAGTTGAG AAGCTTTCCTCTGTAAGATCTCATGCAATAAATCATGTTAGGGAGCTAGAGAAAACTGGAAACAAACTTAACTCCAGTCATGTAAACATGCCTGGTAGTGGAAATGATGTTTGGGAAATTGATACTAGCCTGTTGAAGTATGAAAGCAAATTGGCTTCCTGCTCCTATGGTGATTT GTATAAAGGTACTTTTTATGGTCAAGGTGTAGCTATCAAAGTTCTTAGGATGGAGCATCTAAATGAGAACCTCCGAAGGGAATTTACTCAAGAAGTTAATATCATGAG GAAAATTCAGCACAAGAATGTTGTTCAATTCTTCGGTGCATGTACAACCCCTCCTAACCTGTGCATTGTGACAG AGTTTATGTCTGGTGGAAGCATTTACGACCTTCTGCATAAACAAAAATCTGGTTTTAAGCTTCCATTATTACTCAAACTAGCAATTGATGTTTCTGAGGGAATGAGCTACTTGCATCAAAATGGTATAATGCATAGAGATTTGAAAGCTGCCAATCTTTTGATGGATGAAAATGGA GTGGTCAAGATAGCTGATTTTGGTGTTGCCAGGGTGCAAGCTCAGACAGGTGTGATGACTGCTGAAACAGGAACATATCGTTGGATGGCTCCAGAG GTGATTGAACACAAACCGTATGATCACAAGGCTGATGTTTTTAGTTTTGGAGTCGTGCTATGGGAAATGCTTACTGGAAAG CTACCATACGAGAATTTAACACCCTTACAAGCAGCGGTGGGCGTAGTCCAGAAG GGTCTAAGGCCTGTTATTCCTCAGCATACTCGCCCAAAATTTGTAGAGCTGCTGGAGAGATGCTGGCAACAGGATCCATCTCTACGACCTGAATTTTCTGAAATTACAAATCTTTTGGAAGACTTAGCCAGTAGATAG
- the LOC121217773 gene encoding serine/threonine-protein kinase STY46 isoform X2, whose product MHKRLLSKARDPAGRPAIQVRLVQLRSAMDGSQVESVHMKFAGKADAQCSDYPNKKRVHPPPAFGTSSDLEFVHNAKRVVKDMEVMFSAKPIHYRLMHEITISTNDKPKLLAQLTSLLSELGLNIREAHAFSTTDGYSLDVFVVDGWALEDTEQLRNVLVKEISKVEKLSSVRSHAINHVRELEKTGNKLNSSHVNMPGSGNDVWEIDTSLLKYESKLASCSYGDLYKGTFYGQGVAIKVLRMEHLNENLRREFTQEVNIMRKIQHKNVVQFFGACTTPPNLCIVTEFMSGGSIYDLLHKQKSGFKLPLLLKLAIDVSEGMSYLHQNGIMHRDLKAANLLMDENGVVKIADFGVARVQAQTGVMTAETGTYRWMAPEVIEHKPYDHKADVFSFGVVLWEMLTGKLPYENLTPLQAAVGVVQKGLRPVIPQHTRPKFVELLERCWQQDPSLRPEFSEITNLLEDLASR is encoded by the exons ATGCACAAAAGATTACTTTCTAAGGCACGTGATCCTGCTGGCAGACCTGCGATCCAAGTTCGGCTTGTGCAA CTTCGTTCTGCCATGGATGGAAGCCAGGTTGAGTCGGTGCATATGAAGTTTGCAGGAAAAGCTGATGCCCAGTGTTCAGATTATCCCAATAAAAAGAG GGTGCATCCGCCACCTGCCTTTGGCACATCATCAGATCTTGAGTTTGTGCATAATGCTAAAAGAGTGGTCAAAGACATGGAAGTTATGTTTAGTGCTAAACCAATTCACTATCG GCTGATGCATGAGATCACTATTTCAACAAATGACAAACCAAAACTTCTAGCACAG TTGACTTCTTTATTGTCTGAACTTGGGTTGAACATTCGGGAAGCACATGCTTTTTCCACGACAGATGGCTATTCCTTGGATGTGTTTGTTGTTGATGGTTGGGCCCTTGAG GATACCGAGCAGCTCAGAAATGTATTGGTAAAGGAGATATCCAAAGTTGAG AAGCTTTCCTCTGTAAGATCTCATGCAATAAATCATGTTAGGGAGCTAGAGAAAACTGGAAACAAACTTAACTCCAGTCATGTAAACATGCCTGGTAGTGGAAATGATGTTTGGGAAATTGATACTAGCCTGTTGAAGTATGAAAGCAAATTGGCTTCCTGCTCCTATGGTGATTT GTATAAAGGTACTTTTTATGGTCAAGGTGTAGCTATCAAAGTTCTTAGGATGGAGCATCTAAATGAGAACCTCCGAAGGGAATTTACTCAAGAAGTTAATATCATGAG GAAAATTCAGCACAAGAATGTTGTTCAATTCTTCGGTGCATGTACAACCCCTCCTAACCTGTGCATTGTGACAG AGTTTATGTCTGGTGGAAGCATTTACGACCTTCTGCATAAACAAAAATCTGGTTTTAAGCTTCCATTATTACTCAAACTAGCAATTGATGTTTCTGAGGGAATGAGCTACTTGCATCAAAATGGTATAATGCATAGAGATTTGAAAGCTGCCAATCTTTTGATGGATGAAAATGGA GTGGTCAAGATAGCTGATTTTGGTGTTGCCAGGGTGCAAGCTCAGACAGGTGTGATGACTGCTGAAACAGGAACATATCGTTGGATGGCTCCAGAG GTGATTGAACACAAACCGTATGATCACAAGGCTGATGTTTTTAGTTTTGGAGTCGTGCTATGGGAAATGCTTACTGGAAAG CTACCATACGAGAATTTAACACCCTTACAAGCAGCGGTGGGCGTAGTCCAGAAG GGTCTAAGGCCTGTTATTCCTCAGCATACTCGCCCAAAATTTGTAGAGCTGCTGGAGAGATGCTGGCAACAGGATCCATCTCTACGACCTGAATTTTCTGAAATTACAAATCTTTTGGAAGACTTAGCCAGTAGATAG